A stretch of the Pseudalkalibacillus hwajinpoensis genome encodes the following:
- a CDS encoding multicopper oxidase yields MTQLLEKFVDHLPIMPIIQPVKINHGIPYYEVTMKESFQKLHHDLPPTRVWGYNGQYPGPTFQVHRNHPIRVLWKNELPEKHFLPIDHTVHGAGINVPDVRTVVHLHGGVTPATSDGYPEAWFTRGFQQGGPYFTDPIYEYPNHQAATSLWYHDHAMGITRLNIYAGLAGMYIVHDEEERSLRLPEGEFDIPLLLQDRSFHRDGSLYYPAEPDPPVEGVTPSVIPDFFGKANLVNGMVWPYLEVEPRKYRFRILNGSNARFYRFSLSNQLPFVQIGTDQGLLRKPVPVTRVLIAPAERVDVVIDFSRSAGETLTLMNDAASPYPQGKSPNPKTTGVIMQFRVKKKLSLPDQSVVPQTLSRYEIIYEQQANNQRNLLLNMRPDQYKRSIHLLNNQLWSDPISEMPRLGDVEIWSFVNLSNATHPIHLHLVRFQILDRQPFDRDLYEKEGKIVPTGPRIKPEANEQGWKDTVRANPKEITRIIMKFVPYAGLFVWHCHILEHEDYEMMRPYVVVKK; encoded by the coding sequence GTGACCCAGTTGCTCGAAAAATTCGTAGATCACCTCCCTATCATGCCAATCATCCAACCCGTTAAGATAAATCACGGGATTCCCTATTATGAAGTGACGATGAAAGAAAGTTTCCAGAAGCTTCACCACGATTTGCCACCTACACGCGTTTGGGGATATAACGGGCAATACCCTGGACCTACGTTTCAAGTTCACCGAAATCACCCGATTCGTGTTCTTTGGAAAAACGAGCTACCTGAAAAGCATTTTCTCCCAATTGATCATACCGTTCATGGGGCTGGTATAAACGTTCCCGACGTTCGTACGGTTGTGCATCTTCACGGTGGAGTGACACCTGCTACGAGCGATGGTTATCCTGAGGCGTGGTTCACTCGAGGATTTCAACAGGGAGGGCCCTATTTCACCGATCCCATTTATGAATATCCAAATCATCAAGCAGCTACGTCCCTCTGGTATCACGATCATGCGATGGGAATTACACGGTTGAATATCTATGCAGGTCTCGCTGGGATGTATATTGTTCATGACGAAGAAGAGCGATCCCTCAGGCTACCGGAAGGTGAGTTTGATATCCCACTTCTTCTTCAGGATCGTTCTTTTCATCGAGATGGTTCCTTGTACTATCCAGCTGAACCAGATCCTCCTGTCGAAGGCGTTACGCCATCAGTCATTCCTGATTTCTTCGGGAAAGCCAATCTTGTTAACGGGATGGTATGGCCTTATCTGGAAGTCGAGCCGAGGAAATACAGATTCAGAATCCTAAATGGATCAAACGCAAGATTCTACCGCTTCTCCCTATCCAACCAGCTCCCATTCGTTCAAATCGGCACAGATCAGGGGCTGCTCAGAAAGCCGGTGCCTGTCACCCGCGTTTTGATCGCTCCCGCTGAGCGTGTCGACGTCGTCATTGATTTCAGTCGCTCGGCAGGTGAAACCCTTACCTTAATGAACGATGCCGCCTCCCCTTATCCACAGGGGAAAAGTCCGAATCCCAAAACAACGGGCGTAATCATGCAGTTCCGTGTGAAGAAGAAGCTCTCTCTTCCAGATCAAAGCGTCGTTCCTCAGACATTGTCTCGGTACGAGATCATATACGAACAACAAGCAAACAATCAACGCAACCTTCTCCTCAACATGAGGCCTGATCAATATAAACGATCCATTCACCTATTAAACAACCAGCTCTGGTCAGATCCAATCAGTGAAATGCCTAGATTAGGCGATGTTGAAATCTGGAGCTTCGTCAATTTATCAAATGCAACGCACCCCATCCACTTGCATCTCGTTCGCTTTCAAATCCTTGATCGCCAGCCCTTTGATCGAGATTTATATGAAAAAGAAGGTAAAATCGTACCAACCGGCCCACGCATAAAACCAGAAGCTAATGAGCAGGGATGGAAAGATACCGTGCGAGCAAACCCAAAAGAAATCACTCGGATCATCATGAAGTTCGTACCTTATGCAGGCTTGTTTGTATGGCACTGTCATATTCTCGAGCATGAGGATTATGAAATGATGCGACCTTATGTAGTGGTCAAAAAATAA
- a CDS encoding 2'-5' RNA ligase family protein: protein MPNQYFIGITPPPAYIAKVEYFQRKWIKFLGVEPHITLKAQGGLSPDKKWIEKVENVCKKIHPFTLTVAEPHYFGDNILYLSVTSDQLFPLHEAIVKAISPPEELIKHYFEFDDYVGHLTLGKEQHGISKSELKDMELLAKQELTPYPTFKVESIRIYELKPSSKRYEPYVDLPLGADL, encoded by the coding sequence ATGCCAAATCAATACTTTATTGGTATCACACCACCACCCGCCTATATTGCCAAAGTTGAATATTTCCAACGAAAATGGATCAAGTTCCTAGGAGTAGAACCACATATTACTCTGAAAGCGCAGGGCGGACTATCCCCTGACAAGAAATGGATCGAGAAAGTGGAGAACGTATGCAAAAAAATCCATCCGTTCACGCTAACAGTAGCAGAACCTCACTACTTCGGAGACAATATCCTCTATCTAAGTGTCACTTCCGATCAATTATTTCCGCTCCATGAAGCCATTGTAAAAGCGATTTCTCCACCCGAAGAGCTCATCAAGCACTATTTTGAATTTGATGACTACGTTGGGCATTTAACTCTCGGCAAAGAACAGCACGGTATATCGAAATCTGAGTTAAAGGATATGGAGCTTTTAGCAAAACAGGAACTCACGCCCTATCCTACCTTCAAAGTAGAATCCATTCGAATTTATGAATTAAAGCCTAGCAGCAAGCGGTACGAACCTTATGTAGATCTTCCGCTAGGAGCAGATCTATAA
- a CDS encoding solute:sodium symporter family transporter, which translates to MQSLWFTLLTCIAFMVLVGYIAYRKTRGTTNGSEGYFLAGRGLSGGFIAGSLLLTNLSAEQLVGLNGQAFRTNLSNMAWEVTAGVAVVLMGLYLLPKYLNMSITTLPEFLSKRFDEGVRRYTVVLFMVGYVLVTIPSMLYSGALAVLKLFDVPSILGITYTQSIWVVIWGIGLIGAVYAIFGGLKAVAVSDTINGVGLLIIGALVPILGLIALGDGAFLNGVKTITTTNPEKLNAIGGADDSVPFGTIFTGLIIANMFYWATNQYVIQRTLGAQSLKEGQKGVIFSGFFKLLIPIFMMIPGVIAFHLYEGNLKSVDLAYPTLVTNVLPPYLSGFFLAVLLGAVLSSYNSLLNSASTMFALDIYKPAFKKDASDEQLIKSSKWFGSIIALVTFFVSPMLMYAPNGLWDLIRKFTGFFNIPIVAVVLIGIISKKVPALAAKVAIVFHVVAYYMMVWGTEQLFGLPLDIHFIHIYGILFVAEVAIMFGIAYVKPQKKAYVFPKASKVNMTPWKYSVPAGILLIASICETYILFSPIGVAYADGMISPSFLPATGALSVVTLIAFATATKSWERKYGHAVRRAKEAVKETGKEVGGQKQSPQMNYFSEKDF; encoded by the coding sequence ATGCAGTCACTATGGTTTACATTGCTTACGTGTATAGCATTCATGGTGCTTGTTGGATACATAGCTTATCGCAAAACAAGAGGAACAACGAATGGGTCAGAAGGTTATTTTCTGGCAGGAAGAGGATTAAGTGGTGGGTTTATAGCAGGATCGCTTTTGCTAACGAACCTTTCTGCTGAGCAGCTAGTTGGATTAAACGGCCAGGCGTTTCGGACGAATCTATCGAACATGGCCTGGGAAGTAACGGCAGGTGTAGCGGTTGTTCTCATGGGACTTTATTTGCTACCAAAATATTTGAACATGTCGATTACAACCCTTCCTGAATTTCTTAGTAAACGGTTTGATGAAGGGGTGCGTCGCTATACTGTCGTTTTATTTATGGTTGGGTACGTACTCGTCACGATTCCTTCGATGCTCTACTCTGGGGCTCTAGCCGTTCTGAAATTGTTTGATGTACCATCGATTTTAGGCATTACATACACCCAGTCGATCTGGGTTGTGATTTGGGGGATCGGCCTTATCGGTGCGGTATATGCGATCTTCGGCGGGTTAAAAGCCGTTGCCGTTTCCGATACGATCAATGGAGTCGGTCTACTCATTATCGGAGCGCTCGTTCCGATTCTCGGACTTATCGCACTCGGAGATGGCGCTTTTCTAAACGGTGTAAAAACCATCACAACGACAAATCCCGAAAAACTGAACGCGATTGGCGGAGCGGATGATTCGGTTCCATTCGGTACAATTTTCACCGGTCTGATTATCGCCAACATGTTTTACTGGGCAACAAATCAATACGTAATTCAGCGCACGCTCGGTGCACAGAGTTTAAAGGAAGGACAGAAAGGTGTTATTTTTTCCGGATTCTTTAAGCTTCTCATTCCGATTTTCATGATGATTCCAGGCGTTATCGCTTTTCATCTTTATGAAGGGAACCTTAAGTCCGTTGACCTTGCGTATCCTACGCTCGTAACGAACGTGCTACCACCTTACTTGTCTGGCTTTTTCTTAGCTGTATTGCTTGGGGCCGTCTTAAGTTCGTACAACTCCCTTTTGAATAGTGCTTCAACGATGTTTGCTCTTGATATTTATAAGCCTGCGTTTAAAAAGGATGCCTCAGACGAACAGCTGATTAAATCAAGTAAGTGGTTCGGCTCCATTATTGCACTCGTTACGTTTTTCGTGTCACCAATGTTGATGTATGCACCAAATGGATTGTGGGACTTGATTCGCAAATTCACCGGCTTTTTCAATATTCCTATTGTGGCTGTTGTATTGATCGGAATTATCTCGAAGAAGGTGCCGGCATTAGCGGCGAAGGTAGCAATCGTTTTCCATGTGGTCGCCTACTACATGATGGTGTGGGGAACAGAACAGCTCTTTGGCCTACCGCTCGACATTCACTTTATTCATATTTACGGTATTCTATTTGTCGCTGAAGTGGCGATCATGTTTGGTATTGCTTACGTTAAGCCACAGAAAAAAGCTTATGTTTTCCCGAAGGCTTCAAAGGTCAATATGACGCCGTGGAAATACAGCGTGCCGGCTGGTATTTTATTAATCGCAAGCATTTGCGAAACGTACATCCTTTTCTCACCAATTGGTGTAGCCTATGCAGATGGCATGATTTCGCCTTCATTCCTACCAGCGACCGGAGCTCTTTCGGTTGTGACGCTTATCGCATTCGCTACTGCAACGAAGAGCTGGGAGCGTAAGTACGGTCATGCTGTTCGACGAGCGAAGGAAGCTGTGAAAGAAACAGGAAAAGAAGTAGGGGGCCAAAAGCAAAGTCCTCAGATGAACTACTTTTCTGAAAAAGATTTTTAA
- a CDS encoding class I SAM-dependent methyltransferase, whose protein sequence is MSTIKTKKAIKVVIGAGEHSNNPDWIQTQEAELDLLNEDHWKSRFKVNSIEAILAEHVWEHLTYEEGKAAALNCFNYLKPSGYIRCAVPDGYFPDKDYQQVVQVGGPGPSDHPAATHKIVHNYKTLKSMFEEAGYKVNLLEYCNENGEFIYNDWDEKEGFIYRSKRFDHRNAEGELGFVSVIVDAIKP, encoded by the coding sequence ATGTCTACAATTAAAACAAAAAAAGCAATTAAAGTTGTTATTGGCGCAGGGGAACACTCGAATAATCCTGATTGGATTCAAACTCAAGAAGCAGAATTAGATTTATTAAATGAAGACCATTGGAAAAGCAGATTTAAAGTGAATTCAATAGAGGCTATTTTAGCGGAACACGTATGGGAGCATTTAACATACGAAGAAGGAAAGGCAGCCGCATTAAATTGTTTTAACTATCTAAAACCAAGTGGTTACATTCGTTGCGCCGTTCCAGATGGTTATTTTCCTGATAAAGATTACCAACAGGTAGTTCAAGTAGGAGGACCTGGTCCAAGTGATCATCCAGCAGCGACTCATAAAATTGTACATAATTATAAAACGTTAAAATCAATGTTTGAAGAGGCTGGATATAAAGTTAACTTACTAGAATATTGTAATGAAAACGGAGAGTTTATTTATAATGATTGGGATGAGAAAGAAGGGTTCATCTATCGCTCAAAGAGGTTTGATCATCGCAATGCAGAAGGAGAATTAGGTTTTGTTTCTGTCATAGTTGATGCTATCAAACCTTAA
- a CDS encoding M3 family oligoendopeptidase has protein sequence MEKISYPKVWNLDNVFYGGSKSGQFIDHIKELEELIHELEGNVESFTSLILTNEISNIVDLVGNVGKIRLHITQANSFITCLLAQNPKDQDAASLRGKVAQKESRFEKILSEIKKTLSNTDEDVWRDILENKELEDYRFILNEWRENANSNLSEEELSLISDLMVDGYHAWGHFYRNLVSSISVKIRVDGKEEDLSVGQALNLRSHPEEEVRKEAHNALESIWKEKEELFAKVINHIAGFRIQIHNKYGINNVLENPLKKNRMKEETLNTMWSVISSYKQPFSKYLERKAEMMGNSSMKAYNFWAPITKNDHEMNYDEATTFITEHFSQFGNELESFVKEAFNEGWIEAENRPNKSAVPFCASFPVTGESRVFMTYSGTFIDVLTLVHELGHGFHNYAMNAVEGINKQYPLSIAETASTFSEMIIFDASMKKAKTKKEKIFILDEKLKRSVMNFMNIHSRFLFEQRFYEERKSGIVSPKRLNQLMEQSINEAYEGSLDQPSIYSWVWTPHYYITQSPFYNFPYTFGYLFALGIYAKAKEKGKGFEKDYLKLLRDSGSMNVEDLVMKHLGEDITSKEFWEAGMEVCLKDVEEFLELTSG, from the coding sequence ATGGAGAAGATAAGTTATCCAAAAGTATGGAATTTAGATAACGTTTTTTATGGGGGCAGTAAATCAGGTCAATTTATAGATCATATCAAGGAATTAGAGGAGCTTATACATGAGCTAGAAGGTAATGTTGAATCTTTTACTTCTTTAATTCTTACTAATGAAATTAGTAATATTGTAGATTTAGTGGGAAACGTGGGAAAGATTCGCTTGCACATTACACAGGCTAACTCGTTTATCACGTGTCTTCTGGCACAAAATCCAAAGGATCAAGATGCTGCGAGTCTAAGAGGAAAAGTTGCTCAAAAAGAGTCGCGTTTCGAAAAAATATTATCGGAAATAAAGAAGACATTATCAAATACTGATGAAGATGTATGGAGAGATATACTAGAAAATAAAGAGTTAGAAGACTATAGATTTATCCTCAACGAATGGCGAGAAAACGCAAATTCGAATTTGTCAGAAGAGGAGTTAAGTTTAATTTCTGACTTAATGGTTGATGGATACCATGCTTGGGGCCATTTTTATAGAAATTTAGTAAGTAGTATTAGCGTAAAGATAAGGGTTGATGGAAAAGAAGAAGATCTATCAGTTGGACAAGCCCTTAACTTGCGGTCACATCCTGAGGAAGAAGTGCGTAAGGAAGCTCATAATGCACTAGAATCAATATGGAAAGAGAAAGAAGAACTTTTTGCGAAAGTCATAAATCACATTGCTGGCTTTCGTATACAAATACATAACAAATATGGAATAAACAATGTTCTGGAAAATCCTTTGAAGAAGAACAGAATGAAAGAAGAAACGCTAAATACGATGTGGTCAGTAATTAGTTCATATAAACAACCTTTCTCGAAGTACCTGGAGCGAAAAGCTGAAATGATGGGCAATTCTAGTATGAAGGCTTATAACTTTTGGGCTCCTATTACAAAGAATGATCACGAAATGAACTACGATGAAGCTACGACGTTCATTACGGAGCATTTTAGTCAGTTCGGAAATGAATTAGAAAGTTTTGTTAAAGAAGCTTTTAATGAAGGTTGGATAGAAGCTGAAAATCGTCCGAATAAGTCTGCTGTTCCGTTTTGTGCTAGTTTTCCAGTTACAGGTGAATCAAGAGTTTTTATGACATATAGCGGTACCTTTATAGATGTACTAACACTTGTTCATGAACTGGGGCATGGTTTTCATAATTATGCCATGAACGCTGTTGAGGGTATAAATAAGCAATATCCATTGAGTATTGCTGAAACAGCTTCAACCTTCTCAGAAATGATTATTTTTGATGCCTCAATGAAAAAAGCAAAAACTAAAAAAGAAAAAATATTTATACTAGATGAGAAATTGAAACGTAGTGTTATGAACTTCATGAATATACATTCGAGGTTCTTATTTGAGCAGAGATTTTATGAGGAACGTAAAAGTGGTATCGTTTCACCCAAACGTTTAAATCAATTAATGGAACAATCAATAAATGAAGCGTACGAGGGTTCTTTAGATCAACCTTCAATCTATTCCTGGGTTTGGACACCTCACTACTATATTACGCAATCCCCGTTCTACAATTTCCCTTATACTTTTGGCTATTTATTTGCTTTAGGAATTTATGCGAAGGCAAAAGAGAAGGGAAAAGGATTTGAAAAAGATTATTTGAAATTACTCCGTGATTCAGGAAGTATGAATGTGGAAGATTTAGTTATGAAACATTTAGGAGAAGACATTACTTCTAAGGAATTCTGGGAAGCAGGAATGGAAGTATGTTTGAAGGATGTGGAAGAGTTTTTAGAATTAACTTCGGGTTAA
- a CDS encoding permease, with product MIGISIATKWEYEATLEYFGIKDNERFSYPYGEYFMRTRNDTELVFYSTGVRKVNGVGGNQYMISKFNLTKVIVAGTCAGIDDQFRHLDIFVPDKAVQYDCTVKEIEPFIKQSFIVHIDLSKYGDDFYKGTIGTADKAVVMWKDYLELKKNEITIADTEAGAIAYICKKNDVECIIVKGISDFPTDERNANKFESNIEQMNVYLENTPKVMNKIFGEYLNRFI from the coding sequence ATGATAGGAATAAGCATAGCAACGAAGTGGGAGTACGAAGCAACATTGGAATACTTCGGAATAAAAGATAACGAACGTTTCAGTTATCCATATGGGGAGTATTTCATGAGAACAAGGAATGATACCGAACTTGTTTTTTATAGTACCGGTGTAAGAAAAGTAAATGGTGTTGGTGGTAATCAGTATATGATTTCTAAATTTAATTTAACTAAAGTAATCGTTGCTGGAACATGTGCAGGAATAGATGATCAGTTTCGTCATTTAGATATTTTTGTACCCGACAAAGCCGTTCAATATGATTGCACGGTAAAAGAAATTGAGCCTTTTATTAAACAATCCTTCATCGTTCATATTGATCTATCAAAATATGGAGATGATTTTTATAAAGGAACAATTGGCACCGCTGATAAAGCAGTCGTTATGTGGAAGGACTATTTAGAACTGAAGAAAAACGAAATAACCATAGCGGATACCGAAGCGGGAGCAATTGCTTATATTTGTAAGAAGAATGATGTTGAATGCATTATTGTTAAAGGAATATCTGATTTTCCAACGGATGAAAGAAACGCTAATAAATTCGAATCGAACATTGAACAAATGAATGTTTATTTAGAAAATACCCCGAAAGTTATGAACAAAATATTTGGCGAATATTTAAATAGATTTATATAA
- a CDS encoding CPBP family intramembrane glutamic endopeptidase → MFQTGSAFINEINITVETKILINRSLLTLILIGIVFSLVLFKGEISIFGKMPDWQKRIILPFHTMKLSYFLLFGLMGSCMILIPLFINQDMGYIKSVLVFGLLFAIINATLEELIWRGIMLSSLQRDVSTFYAVLITSVGFGLLHISIGISLFISLLFSLGGLFYAIVVLKTRSIYPSIAFHIVINLGMVFNGWII, encoded by the coding sequence ATGTTTCAAACTGGAAGCGCCTTTATCAATGAAATAAACATTACAGTAGAAACCAAAATCTTGATAAACAGAAGTTTACTCACTTTGATACTGATAGGTATTGTTTTTTCACTGGTCTTATTCAAAGGTGAAATTTCTATCTTTGGAAAAATGCCAGATTGGCAAAAACGTATTATACTGCCTTTCCATACGATGAAATTATCGTATTTTTTACTTTTTGGTCTAATGGGTTCCTGCATGATCCTTATACCATTATTTATCAATCAAGATATGGGCTACATAAAATCAGTTTTAGTTTTCGGATTATTGTTTGCTATAATTAACGCTACACTTGAAGAGTTAATTTGGAGAGGTATTATGTTATCAAGCCTACAAAGAGATGTTTCCACCTTTTATGCTGTCTTAATAACCAGTGTAGGGTTTGGCCTACTGCACATATCTATTGGCATTTCTCTTTTTATAAGTTTGCTTTTTTCCTTAGGTGGTCTTTTCTATGCGATCGTAGTTTTAAAGACTAGGAGTATATATCCATCTATAGCTTTTCATATCGTTATTAACTTGGGAATGGTTTTTAACGGTTGGATAATTTGA
- a CDS encoding ABC transporter permease subunit, which yields MKKSLTLQIAFQFLLTSIGILLIGSLPYLFFNMKSQLNVLKMIDNNSLNNTSFLYDTIVLNFDAYVHHMLHLLNVILTGNTIEYYVRGRELPLFPEFMEVYLTSMFYLFISIVLALILGILLTFLTMLLPVHKRTLPKAFLFIIESLPDIFVILVAQLGIIWVYKKTNFLLFNISSGFDENAIVLPVLVLSLLPGIYIYKYLLLSFEEEEKLLYVELARGKGLKRSRILVLHVFRNSILTLFNHFKGVFLFAIANLLMLEIIFNINGFMTFIFENGVLNPEILTMGLFMVFIPSFIMFTTGKVTLEHYFNIGGKNI from the coding sequence ATGAAGAAGTCACTTACCTTGCAGATTGCATTCCAATTTCTATTAACTTCAATAGGCATCCTACTAATTGGCTCACTTCCTTACTTGTTTTTTAATATGAAATCGCAACTAAACGTGCTCAAAATGATTGATAACAATTCGTTAAATAATACTTCGTTTTTATATGACACAATCGTACTTAATTTTGATGCATACGTTCATCACATGCTTCATCTCTTAAACGTCATCCTAACAGGCAATACCATTGAGTACTACGTTCGGGGGAGAGAGTTACCTTTATTCCCGGAATTCATGGAAGTTTACCTTACTTCTATGTTTTACCTATTTATTTCTATCGTCCTAGCTCTTATCTTAGGAATCCTTCTTACATTCCTTACAATGTTACTTCCGGTTCATAAAAGAACTCTTCCTAAGGCTTTTCTTTTTATTATTGAATCATTGCCGGACATTTTCGTGATTTTAGTTGCACAATTAGGCATTATTTGGGTCTATAAAAAAACCAACTTTCTTCTTTTTAACATTTCCAGCGGTTTCGATGAAAACGCGATCGTTCTTCCGGTCCTCGTCCTATCACTACTGCCTGGTATATACATATATAAGTATTTATTGTTGTCCTTTGAAGAAGAGGAGAAGCTTCTTTACGTAGAACTAGCACGAGGAAAGGGATTAAAGCGATCAAGAATTTTAGTGTTACACGTTTTTAGGAACTCAATATTAACTTTATTTAACCATTTTAAGGGCGTCTTTCTTTTTGCAATCGCTAACTTATTAATGTTGGAGATTATCTTTAATATTAATGGGTTTATGACCTTTATTTTTGAGAATGGGGTACTGAATCCTGAAATACTAACCATGGGGCTGTTTATGGTATTTATCCCTTCTTTTATCATGTTCACAACAGGAAAAGTTACGCTAGAACACTACTTCAATATTGGTGGGAAGAATATATGA
- a CDS encoding TlpA family protein disulfide reductase → MEVNWGLLSHIGLWLFLLMQFAILLYFLKQITQFLNRFRNVGATIEEKTLQVGEKAPLFRVKDEENQQISLADFNNRHLIMIFSSTTCGTCSTLLSQVPFLADTYQTNIFVITHDRREKGSVPSIPNTYYVSSAELFKNYYIKKVPTIFIIDHEGNIAAQGDMNELENLLSIVPKQTVASSKTKISQL, encoded by the coding sequence ATGGAAGTGAATTGGGGGCTTCTTTCACATATTGGCTTATGGTTATTTCTTTTGATGCAATTTGCGATATTACTGTACTTTTTAAAACAAATTACGCAGTTTTTAAATCGATTTAGAAATGTTGGCGCAACTATAGAAGAAAAGACGTTACAAGTTGGGGAGAAAGCTCCACTGTTTCGGGTGAAAGATGAAGAGAATCAACAAATTTCGCTTGCTGATTTTAATAATAGACATTTAATTATGATCTTTAGCAGCACGACGTGTGGTACTTGTTCGACTTTATTAAGTCAAGTCCCCTTTCTAGCTGACACCTACCAAACAAACATATTCGTCATTACTCATGATAGAAGAGAAAAGGGATCCGTGCCTTCTATTCCGAATACATATTATGTAAGCTCGGCTGAACTCTTTAAAAACTATTACATTAAAAAAGTGCCTACAATTTTCATAATCGATCATGAAGGAAATATCGCTGCACAGGGGGATATGAATGAGTTAGAGAACTTATTAAGCATAGTTCCAAAACAAACTGTTGCTTCTAGCAAAACAAAGATTTCTCAATTGTAA
- a CDS encoding MauE/DoxX family redox-associated membrane protein → MEILLLFLRLGIAIIPVTSAYTKMRDLTNHEQSIQNYQLIPDRYAKPVAKFDAIAEMMVGLLLLVGLFYKVSLIFFTGLIVLYTLAILINLRRGRTSLSCGCGGIVGEKPISWKLIFRNLSIIMVAVMLFFSSTKVGILDYYASTSSLNEVYPPLYLIASFCFFGIIATFFVLVEVKKINHHFNRLLHRGEI, encoded by the coding sequence ATGGAAATACTCTTACTTTTTCTTAGGTTAGGGATAGCGATTATTCCGGTAACCTCTGCTTATACCAAAATGCGAGATCTCACTAACCATGAACAAAGCATACAAAACTATCAGCTTATACCTGATCGGTACGCGAAACCAGTAGCGAAATTCGATGCTATCGCTGAAATGATGGTTGGTCTCTTGCTATTAGTTGGCCTCTTTTACAAGGTCAGTTTGATCTTCTTTACTGGATTAATCGTTCTCTATACGCTTGCGATTCTAATCAATCTAAGGAGAGGTCGCACATCACTTTCATGTGGCTGTGGAGGGATTGTTGGCGAAAAGCCAATCTCATGGAAGCTTATTTTCAGAAACCTATCCATTATCATGGTGGCCGTAATGTTGTTCTTTAGTTCAACAAAAGTTGGCATTCTTGATTATTATGCATCCACTTCATCATTGAATGAAGTCTATCCACCACTTTACTTAATTGCTTCATTTTGTTTTTTTGGCATAATCGCGACGTTCTTTGTCCTAGTAGAGGTTAAAAAGATAAATCACCATTTTAATCGGTTATTACACAGAGGAGAGATATAA